A single genomic interval of Candidatus Babeliales bacterium harbors:
- a CDS encoding glycine--tRNA ligase has product MSLPRPTLEDIIALCKRRGLVFQSAEIYGGINGVYDFGPLGTLLKDNIRNAWKKSIKSSDKTILFLEGSLLGPESIWKASGHSDNFNDPMIDCTNCKKRFRADDPDINITGPCPHCGKNAWTDIRQFNMMFKTDLGAVAGQGSSAYLRPETAQSIFINFKNVMSSNRVKLPFGIAQIGKSFRNEITPKQFLFRMREFEQMELEWFCSPQQSQEYFDYWSKIRLAFYKTIGINPDRIRLRAHEQNELSHYSSKTSDVEYEYPFGWKELEGIAHRGDFDLTQHSKYSGKDLSVFDEETQQSYMPHVIECSVGSDRLFLTVLFDAYRSDNLGGEERTVLALHPSIAPIKAAFLPLTKKLSDNMKQIYRRIANSDFTVEFDESGSIGKRYRRQDEIGTPLCFTYDFDSLNDNCVTVRNRDTLKQERISNEKIELYLTDMLHPKKD; this is encoded by the coding sequence ATGTCACTCCCTAGGCCAACACTCGAAGATATCATTGCATTATGTAAAAGGCGTGGATTGGTATTTCAATCAGCAGAAATATATGGTGGAATAAATGGTGTTTATGATTTTGGTCCTCTTGGTACATTGTTAAAAGATAACATTAGAAATGCATGGAAGAAATCAATAAAATCTTCTGATAAAACAATTTTATTTCTCGAAGGATCATTACTCGGTCCAGAAAGTATTTGGAAAGCTTCAGGACATAGTGATAATTTTAATGATCCTATGATCGATTGCACTAATTGTAAAAAGCGATTTCGTGCGGATGATCCTGATATAAATATTACGGGACCGTGTCCTCACTGCGGTAAAAATGCATGGACTGATATACGGCAATTTAACATGATGTTTAAAACAGATCTTGGTGCAGTTGCAGGACAGGGTTCCTCAGCATATCTTCGTCCAGAAACAGCACAATCTATTTTCATAAATTTCAAAAATGTAATGTCTTCAAATCGTGTAAAACTCCCATTTGGTATTGCACAAATTGGTAAATCCTTTCGTAATGAAATAACACCAAAACAATTTCTTTTTCGCATGCGTGAATTTGAACAAATGGAACTTGAATGGTTTTGTTCACCGCAACAATCTCAAGAATATTTTGACTATTGGTCTAAAATACGTCTTGCATTTTATAAAACAATTGGTATTAACCCTGATCGTATTCGTTTGCGTGCGCATGAACAAAATGAATTATCGCATTATTCATCAAAAACAAGTGACGTTGAATACGAATATCCATTTGGTTGGAAAGAACTTGAAGGCATTGCTCATCGTGGTGATTTTGATTTAACGCAACACAGTAAATATTCAGGAAAAGATTTATCAGTGTTTGATGAGGAAACACAGCAATCATATATGCCACATGTTATTGAGTGTTCCGTTGGAAGTGATCGGCTTTTCTTAACCGTTCTTTTTGATGCTTATCGCAGCGATAATTTAGGTGGCGAAGAACGAACTGTTCTTGCATTACATCCATCAATTGCTCCTATTAAAGCTGCTTTTCTACCGCTTACTAAAAAATTAAGTGACAACATGAAACAAATATACCGACGAATCGCCAACAGCGATTTTACGGTAGAATTTGATGAATCAGGATCAATTGGTAAACGATATCGTCGACAGGATGAAATAGGTACTCCTCTGTGCTTTACCTATGACTTTGATAGCTTAAATGACAATTGCGTTACTGTGCGTAATCGTGACACGCTTAAACAAGAACGTATAAGTAATGAAAAGATTGAATTATATCTTACCGACATGTTACATCCTAAGAAGGATTAA
- a CDS encoding potassium transporter TrkG yields MGKKKLIDISPAHIIIFSFFILIICGTLLLALPIAHIQSIAFIDLLFTATSATCVTGLFTIPLSNFTFFGKTVILGLIQIGALGLATMSLFIISLFIDLGLGTRFMAGQLFELDSWENIKKILIFTFTATITLEVIGALLFFSIFKVEYSLKNALFYSFFHSISAFCNAGISFFHFLTEQNLQRYSTNYLFLITTSFLTFFGGLGFITWHEIMLHGYAYFFSKKPHRFSLHSKIILYGTSVLLVVATILFLILENSHTLHNVSIPLKCANAVFHAISFKSCGFVLGNLPDFHTATIFFIMIIGLIGSAPGSTGSGIKITSLVLFLSTIRSAINGQTSVKIFEREIPLDQIYKVIAIIALSIGWILFTTFCLLLTETSWNFLDVFFETVSAFSNVGFSYKGTEKLSDFGKLFIMATMFIGRIGSLTFILGLKLKTRKETIEFSYPEERVMLG; encoded by the coding sequence ATGGGCAAGAAAAAATTAATTGATATATCCCCAGCGCATATTATTATTTTTTCCTTTTTTATTCTCATTATCTGTGGAACATTACTACTTGCATTGCCAATAGCCCATATTCAATCAATAGCATTTATAGATTTGCTTTTTACTGCTACATCTGCAACATGTGTTACCGGATTATTTACGATTCCACTTAGCAATTTTACCTTTTTTGGCAAAACAGTTATTCTTGGACTCATTCAAATCGGAGCACTTGGTCTTGCAACTATGAGCCTTTTTATTATTTCACTTTTTATCGATTTAGGTCTTGGAACACGGTTTATGGCAGGACAACTTTTTGAACTTGATTCATGGGAGAATATAAAAAAAATACTTATTTTTACGTTTACTGCAACAATTACCCTTGAAGTTATAGGTGCATTATTATTTTTTTCTATATTTAAGGTAGAGTATTCATTAAAAAATGCATTATTCTATTCATTTTTCCATTCAATATCAGCATTTTGTAATGCTGGTATATCATTTTTTCATTTTTTAACAGAACAAAATTTGCAACGATATAGCACTAATTATTTATTTCTTATAACAACTAGTTTTTTAACATTTTTTGGTGGATTAGGATTTATTACCTGGCATGAAATTATGCTACATGGTTATGCTTATTTTTTTTCTAAAAAACCTCATCGTTTTTCATTGCATAGTAAAATTATTTTATATGGTACGAGCGTATTGTTAGTAGTCGCTACCATTTTATTTCTTATCCTAGAAAATAGTCATACATTACACAATGTCTCTATTCCACTTAAATGTGCGAATGCTGTTTTTCATGCAATATCATTTAAAAGTTGCGGTTTTGTGCTTGGCAACTTACCTGATTTTCATACCGCAACAATTTTTTTTATAATGATTATTGGCCTTATTGGATCGGCGCCAGGATCCACGGGAAGTGGTATAAAAATTACTAGTCTTGTGCTCTTTTTAAGCACGATTAGATCGGCAATTAATGGCCAAACATCAGTAAAAATATTTGAACGTGAAATTCCACTTGATCAAATATATAAAGTTATTGCGATTATAGCATTAAGTATAGGATGGATATTATTTACGACATTTTGTTTGTTATTAACAGAGACAAGTTGGAATTTTTTAGATGTTTTTTTTGAAACTGTTTCTGCATTTAGTAATGTAGGTTTTTCGTACAAAGGAACAGAAAAATTATCTGATTTTGGTAAGCTATTTATCATGGCAACTATGTTTATTGGTCGCATAGGCTCACTTACATTTATTTTAGGTCTTAAACTAAAAACAAGAAAAGAAACTATTGAATTCTCCTACCCCGAAGAGCGAGTAATGCTCGGATAA